A single Glycine soja cultivar W05 chromosome 14, ASM419377v2, whole genome shotgun sequence DNA region contains:
- the LOC114385209 gene encoding putative B3 domain-containing protein At3g49610, which yields MAIEKKNSRGAAKKEFDSVDMRLRKAFRAWLAQEQQKNPQLFSFLEDDDTEILKSLLRRKDKRKREEEGTSMKCASSSSDELPSPFKEKIQEMKGCEVKLVMQKKLYESDLNPNQNHACFSIKIANNFLTQKEESFLEENKMLAGMHVIVLDPSLRDCNMCFMKGSRSCFYNLTNGWNQIVLQNDLKLHDILQLWSFRVSSYLWFALVKL from the coding sequence ATGGCAATTGAGAAAAAGAATTCAAGAGGAGCTGCAAAGAAAGAATTTGATTCGGTTGATATGAGATTGAGGAAGGCTTTCCGTGCGTGGCTTGCACAGGAACAACAAAAGAATCCTCAGTTGTTTTCGTTCCTCGAGGATGACGACACTGAGATTTTGAAGAGCCTCCTCAGAAGAAAAgacaaaagaaagagagaagaagaaggcaCGTCCATGAAATGTGCTAGCAGTAGCAGTGATGAATTGCCAAGTCCATTTAAagaaaagattcaagaaatgaaGGGATGTGAGGTGAAGTTGGTGATGCAGAAGAAACTCTATGAGTCAGACTTGAATCCAAACCAAAACCATGCCTGCTTCTCTATCAAGATTGCCAACAATTTTTTGACACAAAAGGAGGAGTCCTTTCTAGAGGAAAACAAAATGCTTGCTGGCATGCACGTCATTGTGTTGGATCCTTCTCTTAGAGACTGCAACATGTGTTTCATGAAGGGTTCAAGAAGCTGCTTCTACAACTTGACCAATGGATGGAACCAAATTGTGCTTCAGAATGATCTCAAACTGCATGATATACTGCAGCTTTGGTCCTTCAGAGTCTCCTCTTATCTCTGGTTTGCACTTGTCAAGCTGTGA